A region of Toxorhynchites rutilus septentrionalis strain SRP chromosome 1, ASM2978413v1, whole genome shotgun sequence DNA encodes the following proteins:
- the LOC129770347 gene encoding calcium-binding mitochondrial carrier protein Aralar1 isoform X3, whose protein sequence is MGKQLSLEDILGLCGMVVYCQENPMHLKRANTDKLREVFTKYATHEANGELFMTSEDFVRGFLGQSYNEDSVMLLAGIADSSKDGLISFAEFQAFEGLLCTPDALYKTAFQLFDRNGNGSVTYSEFVDVFKKTDLHAKIPFKLDGPFIQLYFGKDRQRVINYAEFSQFLHDFHEECALEAFRMKDTSGSGFISALDFQDIMLNVKNHLLTTEVKDNLVAVTEGHKVSFPYFMAFNSLLNNMELIKRIYLNATGGSRTDSITKDELLQSAQTMSQITPLEIDILFQLTGAIHQTGVWWKRRKVIERNRRIVYGDLSSIAPEHYTKHITHRLAEIKAVESPADRSIFIQLLESTYRFTLGSIAGAVGATAVYPIDLVKTRMQNQRTGSFIGEVAYRNSWDCCKKVIRHEGFLGLYRGLVPQLMGVAPEKAIKLTVNDFVRDKLTDKQGIIPRWAEIAAGACAGASQVIFTNPLEIVKIRLQVAGEIAGGAKVRAWNVVRELGLFGLYKGARACLLRDVPFSAIYFPMYAHTKAAFADEQGYNHPLTLLAAGAIAGVPAASLVTPADVIKTRLQVVARSGQTTYSGVIDAARKIMAEEGPRAFWKGTVARVFRSSPQFGVTLVSYELLQRLLYVDFGGSRPAGSDVTTAKLELTKVNPDHIGGYQAALPMLNGIETKFGLCLPRFSPTVKLPLKQQQS, encoded by the exons AATCCGATGCATTTGAAGCGTGCCAACACGGACAAGCTGCGGGAAGTGTTCACCAAATATGCCACACACGAAGCCAACGGTGAGCTCTTTATGACGAGCGAGGATTTTGTACGGGGCTTTCTTGGACAATCCTACAATGAA GATTCGGTGATGCTACTGGCCGGCATTGCGGACTCTAGCAAGGATGGGCTGATCTCGTTCGCCGAGTTCCAGGCGTTCGAGGGTTTGCTCTGCACGCCGGATGCCCTGTACAAAACCGCCTTCCAGCTGTTTGATCGCAATGGTAACGGTTCGGTGACGTACAGTGAgtttgtcgatgttttcaaaAAGACAGATCTGCACGCTAAAATCCCGTTCAAACTGGACGGTCCATTCATACAGCTCTACTTTGGTAAGGACCGGCAGCGTGTGATCAACTATGCGGAATTTTCGCAGTTCTTGCATGATTTTCATGAGGAGTGCGCGCTGGAAGCGTTCCGCATGAAGGACACTTCCGGGTCCGGGTTTATCTCGGCGCTCGATTTTCAGGATATTATGCTGAATGTGAAGAATCATCTGCTCACGACCGAGGTGAAAGATAATCTCGTTGCG GTAACCGAGGGGCACAAAGTCAGTTTCCCGTACTTTATGGCATTCAATTCGTTGCTAAACAATATGGAGCTCATCAAACGGATTTATTTGAACGCAACCGGGGGCAGTCGGACGGATTCGATAACGAAGGATGAACTGCTGCAGTCTGCCCAAACCATGAGTCAAATCACCCCGCTGGAAATTGACATCCTGTTCCAGCTAACCGGAGCGATTCATCAGACCGG GGTTTGGTGGAAGCGTAGAAAAGTAATTGAGCGGAATAG ACGGATTGTTTACGGCGATCTCAGCAGTATTGCACCGGAGCACTATACCAAGCACATCACACATCGGCTAGCAGAAATCAAAGCCGTGGAATCGCCAGCCGATCGGTCCATCTTCATTCAGCTGCTGGAGAGCACCTACCGATTTACGCTTGGTTCGATTGCTGGCG CCGTCGGGGCCACCGCCGTATATCCGATCGATTTGGTCAAAACTCGGATGCAAAATCAGCGAACAGGTTCGTTCATCGGTGAGGTAGCCTATCGGAACTCATGGGATTGTTGTAAAAAG GTAATTCGTCACGAGGGCTTCCTCGGGCTGTACCGGGGTTTGGTGCCACAGCTTATGGGTGTAGCGCCGGAGAAGGCTATCAAACTAACGGTGAATGATTTCGTTCGGGATAAGCTTACGGATAAACAGGGCATTATCCCCCGCTGGGCGGAAATCGCGGCTGGTGCCTGT GCTGGAGCCTCCCAGGTAATTTTCACCAACCCATTAGAGATTGTCAAGATACGGCTGCAGGTCGCGGGAGAGATTGCTGGTGGAGCGAAGGTGCGGGCTTGGAATGTTGTCCGAGAGCTGGGACTTTTCGGGCTGTACAAGGGAGCCCGGGCATGTCTGCTTCGTGATGTACCGTTTTCCGCCATATATTTCCCCATGTATGCCCACACGAAAGCTGCCTTCGCCGACGAACAAGGCTACAATCATCCACTGACACTGCTCGCGGCCGGTGCGATTGCCGGTGTTCCCGCGGCTTCGCTTGTGACGCCAGCTGACGTGATCAAAACACGCCTCCAGGTTGTCGCTCGATCGGGACAGACCACTTACAGCGGGGTGATTGACGCGGCGCGGAAAATCATGGCCGAAGAGGGACCACGTGCCTTTTGGAAGGGAACAGTTG CTCGTGTCTTCCGTTCATCACCTCAGTTCGGCGTTACGCTGGTTTCATACGAACTGCTCCAACGGTTGCTGTACGTGGACTTTGGCGGATCGCGTCCCGCTGGTTCGGACGTGACCACAGCCAAACTTGAGCTCACGAAGGTTAACCCGGATCATATCGGTGGCTACCAGGCGGCACTGCCTATGTTGAACGGAATCGAAACGAAGTTTGGCTTGTGCTTACCACGTTTCTCTCCGACTGTGAAGTTGCCTTTGAAACAGCAACAGTCTTGA
- the LOC129770347 gene encoding calcium-binding mitochondrial carrier protein Aralar1 isoform X1 encodes MVFGEPKKNIRRICITVNVHETGINARKMKDYEDEENPMHLKRANTDKLREVFTKYATHEANGELFMTSEDFVRGFLGQSYNEDSVMLLAGIADSSKDGLISFAEFQAFEGLLCTPDALYKTAFQLFDRNGNGSVTYSEFVDVFKKTDLHAKIPFKLDGPFIQLYFGKDRQRVINYAEFSQFLHDFHEECALEAFRMKDTSGSGFISALDFQDIMLNVKNHLLTTEVKDNLVAVTEGHKVSFPYFMAFNSLLNNMELIKRIYLNATGGSRTDSITKDELLQSAQTMSQITPLEIDILFQLTGAIHQTGVWWKRRKVIERNRRIVYGDLSSIAPEHYTKHITHRLAEIKAVESPADRSIFIQLLESTYRFTLGSIAGAVGATAVYPIDLVKTRMQNQRTGSFIGEVAYRNSWDCCKKVIRHEGFLGLYRGLVPQLMGVAPEKAIKLTVNDFVRDKLTDKQGIIPRWAEIAAGACAGASQVIFTNPLEIVKIRLQVAGEIAGGAKVRAWNVVRELGLFGLYKGARACLLRDVPFSAIYFPMYAHTKAAFADEQGYNHPLTLLAAGAIAGVPAASLVTPADVIKTRLQVVARSGQTTYSGVIDAARKIMAEEGPRAFWKGTVARVFRSSPQFGVTLVSYELLQRLLYVDFGGSRPAGSDVTTAKLELTKVNPDHIGGYQAALPMLNGIETKFGLCLPRFSPTVKLPLKQQQS; translated from the exons AATCCGATGCATTTGAAGCGTGCCAACACGGACAAGCTGCGGGAAGTGTTCACCAAATATGCCACACACGAAGCCAACGGTGAGCTCTTTATGACGAGCGAGGATTTTGTACGGGGCTTTCTTGGACAATCCTACAATGAA GATTCGGTGATGCTACTGGCCGGCATTGCGGACTCTAGCAAGGATGGGCTGATCTCGTTCGCCGAGTTCCAGGCGTTCGAGGGTTTGCTCTGCACGCCGGATGCCCTGTACAAAACCGCCTTCCAGCTGTTTGATCGCAATGGTAACGGTTCGGTGACGTACAGTGAgtttgtcgatgttttcaaaAAGACAGATCTGCACGCTAAAATCCCGTTCAAACTGGACGGTCCATTCATACAGCTCTACTTTGGTAAGGACCGGCAGCGTGTGATCAACTATGCGGAATTTTCGCAGTTCTTGCATGATTTTCATGAGGAGTGCGCGCTGGAAGCGTTCCGCATGAAGGACACTTCCGGGTCCGGGTTTATCTCGGCGCTCGATTTTCAGGATATTATGCTGAATGTGAAGAATCATCTGCTCACGACCGAGGTGAAAGATAATCTCGTTGCG GTAACCGAGGGGCACAAAGTCAGTTTCCCGTACTTTATGGCATTCAATTCGTTGCTAAACAATATGGAGCTCATCAAACGGATTTATTTGAACGCAACCGGGGGCAGTCGGACGGATTCGATAACGAAGGATGAACTGCTGCAGTCTGCCCAAACCATGAGTCAAATCACCCCGCTGGAAATTGACATCCTGTTCCAGCTAACCGGAGCGATTCATCAGACCGG GGTTTGGTGGAAGCGTAGAAAAGTAATTGAGCGGAATAG ACGGATTGTTTACGGCGATCTCAGCAGTATTGCACCGGAGCACTATACCAAGCACATCACACATCGGCTAGCAGAAATCAAAGCCGTGGAATCGCCAGCCGATCGGTCCATCTTCATTCAGCTGCTGGAGAGCACCTACCGATTTACGCTTGGTTCGATTGCTGGCG CCGTCGGGGCCACCGCCGTATATCCGATCGATTTGGTCAAAACTCGGATGCAAAATCAGCGAACAGGTTCGTTCATCGGTGAGGTAGCCTATCGGAACTCATGGGATTGTTGTAAAAAG GTAATTCGTCACGAGGGCTTCCTCGGGCTGTACCGGGGTTTGGTGCCACAGCTTATGGGTGTAGCGCCGGAGAAGGCTATCAAACTAACGGTGAATGATTTCGTTCGGGATAAGCTTACGGATAAACAGGGCATTATCCCCCGCTGGGCGGAAATCGCGGCTGGTGCCTGT GCTGGAGCCTCCCAGGTAATTTTCACCAACCCATTAGAGATTGTCAAGATACGGCTGCAGGTCGCGGGAGAGATTGCTGGTGGAGCGAAGGTGCGGGCTTGGAATGTTGTCCGAGAGCTGGGACTTTTCGGGCTGTACAAGGGAGCCCGGGCATGTCTGCTTCGTGATGTACCGTTTTCCGCCATATATTTCCCCATGTATGCCCACACGAAAGCTGCCTTCGCCGACGAACAAGGCTACAATCATCCACTGACACTGCTCGCGGCCGGTGCGATTGCCGGTGTTCCCGCGGCTTCGCTTGTGACGCCAGCTGACGTGATCAAAACACGCCTCCAGGTTGTCGCTCGATCGGGACAGACCACTTACAGCGGGGTGATTGACGCGGCGCGGAAAATCATGGCCGAAGAGGGACCACGTGCCTTTTGGAAGGGAACAGTTG CTCGTGTCTTCCGTTCATCACCTCAGTTCGGCGTTACGCTGGTTTCATACGAACTGCTCCAACGGTTGCTGTACGTGGACTTTGGCGGATCGCGTCCCGCTGGTTCGGACGTGACCACAGCCAAACTTGAGCTCACGAAGGTTAACCCGGATCATATCGGTGGCTACCAGGCGGCACTGCCTATGTTGAACGGAATCGAAACGAAGTTTGGCTTGTGCTTACCACGTTTCTCTCCGACTGTGAAGTTGCCTTTGAAACAGCAACAGTCTTGA
- the LOC129770347 gene encoding calcium-binding mitochondrial carrier protein Aralar1 isoform X4: MPLFQRTNPMHLKRANTDKLREVFTKYATHEANGELFMTSEDFVRGFLGQSYNEDSVMLLAGIADSSKDGLISFAEFQAFEGLLCTPDALYKTAFQLFDRNGNGSVTYSEFVDVFKKTDLHAKIPFKLDGPFIQLYFGKDRQRVINYAEFSQFLHDFHEECALEAFRMKDTSGSGFISALDFQDIMLNVKNHLLTTEVKDNLVAVTEGHKVSFPYFMAFNSLLNNMELIKRIYLNATGGSRTDSITKDELLQSAQTMSQITPLEIDILFQLTGAIHQTGVWWKRRKVIERNRRIVYGDLSSIAPEHYTKHITHRLAEIKAVESPADRSIFIQLLESTYRFTLGSIAGAVGATAVYPIDLVKTRMQNQRTGSFIGEVAYRNSWDCCKKVIRHEGFLGLYRGLVPQLMGVAPEKAIKLTVNDFVRDKLTDKQGIIPRWAEIAAGACAGASQVIFTNPLEIVKIRLQVAGEIAGGAKVRAWNVVRELGLFGLYKGARACLLRDVPFSAIYFPMYAHTKAAFADEQGYNHPLTLLAAGAIAGVPAASLVTPADVIKTRLQVVARSGQTTYSGVIDAARKIMAEEGPRAFWKGTVARVFRSSPQFGVTLVSYELLQRLLYVDFGGSRPAGSDVTTAKLELTKVNPDHIGGYQAALPMLNGIETKFGLCLPRFSPTVKLPLKQQQS, from the exons ATGCCGCTCTTCCAGCGAACA AATCCGATGCATTTGAAGCGTGCCAACACGGACAAGCTGCGGGAAGTGTTCACCAAATATGCCACACACGAAGCCAACGGTGAGCTCTTTATGACGAGCGAGGATTTTGTACGGGGCTTTCTTGGACAATCCTACAATGAA GATTCGGTGATGCTACTGGCCGGCATTGCGGACTCTAGCAAGGATGGGCTGATCTCGTTCGCCGAGTTCCAGGCGTTCGAGGGTTTGCTCTGCACGCCGGATGCCCTGTACAAAACCGCCTTCCAGCTGTTTGATCGCAATGGTAACGGTTCGGTGACGTACAGTGAgtttgtcgatgttttcaaaAAGACAGATCTGCACGCTAAAATCCCGTTCAAACTGGACGGTCCATTCATACAGCTCTACTTTGGTAAGGACCGGCAGCGTGTGATCAACTATGCGGAATTTTCGCAGTTCTTGCATGATTTTCATGAGGAGTGCGCGCTGGAAGCGTTCCGCATGAAGGACACTTCCGGGTCCGGGTTTATCTCGGCGCTCGATTTTCAGGATATTATGCTGAATGTGAAGAATCATCTGCTCACGACCGAGGTGAAAGATAATCTCGTTGCG GTAACCGAGGGGCACAAAGTCAGTTTCCCGTACTTTATGGCATTCAATTCGTTGCTAAACAATATGGAGCTCATCAAACGGATTTATTTGAACGCAACCGGGGGCAGTCGGACGGATTCGATAACGAAGGATGAACTGCTGCAGTCTGCCCAAACCATGAGTCAAATCACCCCGCTGGAAATTGACATCCTGTTCCAGCTAACCGGAGCGATTCATCAGACCGG GGTTTGGTGGAAGCGTAGAAAAGTAATTGAGCGGAATAG ACGGATTGTTTACGGCGATCTCAGCAGTATTGCACCGGAGCACTATACCAAGCACATCACACATCGGCTAGCAGAAATCAAAGCCGTGGAATCGCCAGCCGATCGGTCCATCTTCATTCAGCTGCTGGAGAGCACCTACCGATTTACGCTTGGTTCGATTGCTGGCG CCGTCGGGGCCACCGCCGTATATCCGATCGATTTGGTCAAAACTCGGATGCAAAATCAGCGAACAGGTTCGTTCATCGGTGAGGTAGCCTATCGGAACTCATGGGATTGTTGTAAAAAG GTAATTCGTCACGAGGGCTTCCTCGGGCTGTACCGGGGTTTGGTGCCACAGCTTATGGGTGTAGCGCCGGAGAAGGCTATCAAACTAACGGTGAATGATTTCGTTCGGGATAAGCTTACGGATAAACAGGGCATTATCCCCCGCTGGGCGGAAATCGCGGCTGGTGCCTGT GCTGGAGCCTCCCAGGTAATTTTCACCAACCCATTAGAGATTGTCAAGATACGGCTGCAGGTCGCGGGAGAGATTGCTGGTGGAGCGAAGGTGCGGGCTTGGAATGTTGTCCGAGAGCTGGGACTTTTCGGGCTGTACAAGGGAGCCCGGGCATGTCTGCTTCGTGATGTACCGTTTTCCGCCATATATTTCCCCATGTATGCCCACACGAAAGCTGCCTTCGCCGACGAACAAGGCTACAATCATCCACTGACACTGCTCGCGGCCGGTGCGATTGCCGGTGTTCCCGCGGCTTCGCTTGTGACGCCAGCTGACGTGATCAAAACACGCCTCCAGGTTGTCGCTCGATCGGGACAGACCACTTACAGCGGGGTGATTGACGCGGCGCGGAAAATCATGGCCGAAGAGGGACCACGTGCCTTTTGGAAGGGAACAGTTG CTCGTGTCTTCCGTTCATCACCTCAGTTCGGCGTTACGCTGGTTTCATACGAACTGCTCCAACGGTTGCTGTACGTGGACTTTGGCGGATCGCGTCCCGCTGGTTCGGACGTGACCACAGCCAAACTTGAGCTCACGAAGGTTAACCCGGATCATATCGGTGGCTACCAGGCGGCACTGCCTATGTTGAACGGAATCGAAACGAAGTTTGGCTTGTGCTTACCACGTTTCTCTCCGACTGTGAAGTTGCCTTTGAAACAGCAACAGTCTTGA
- the LOC129770347 gene encoding calcium-binding mitochondrial carrier protein Aralar1 isoform X2 — MVFGEPKKNIRRICITVNVHETGINARKMKDYEDEENPMHLKRANTDKLREVFTKYATHEANGELFMTSEDFVRGFLGQSYNEDSVMLLAGIADSSKDGLISFAEFQAFEGLLCTPDALYKTAFQLFDRNGNGSVTYSEFVDVFKKTDLHAKIPFKLDGPFIQLYFGKDRQRVINYAEFSQFLHDFHEECALEAFRMKDTSGSGFISALDFQDIMLNVKNHLLTTEVKDNLVAVTEGHKVSFPYFMAFNSLLNNMELIKRIYLNATGGSRTDSITKDELLQSAQTMSQITPLEIDILFQLTGAIHQTGRIVYGDLSSIAPEHYTKHITHRLAEIKAVESPADRSIFIQLLESTYRFTLGSIAGAVGATAVYPIDLVKTRMQNQRTGSFIGEVAYRNSWDCCKKVIRHEGFLGLYRGLVPQLMGVAPEKAIKLTVNDFVRDKLTDKQGIIPRWAEIAAGACAGASQVIFTNPLEIVKIRLQVAGEIAGGAKVRAWNVVRELGLFGLYKGARACLLRDVPFSAIYFPMYAHTKAAFADEQGYNHPLTLLAAGAIAGVPAASLVTPADVIKTRLQVVARSGQTTYSGVIDAARKIMAEEGPRAFWKGTVARVFRSSPQFGVTLVSYELLQRLLYVDFGGSRPAGSDVTTAKLELTKVNPDHIGGYQAALPMLNGIETKFGLCLPRFSPTVKLPLKQQQS; from the exons AATCCGATGCATTTGAAGCGTGCCAACACGGACAAGCTGCGGGAAGTGTTCACCAAATATGCCACACACGAAGCCAACGGTGAGCTCTTTATGACGAGCGAGGATTTTGTACGGGGCTTTCTTGGACAATCCTACAATGAA GATTCGGTGATGCTACTGGCCGGCATTGCGGACTCTAGCAAGGATGGGCTGATCTCGTTCGCCGAGTTCCAGGCGTTCGAGGGTTTGCTCTGCACGCCGGATGCCCTGTACAAAACCGCCTTCCAGCTGTTTGATCGCAATGGTAACGGTTCGGTGACGTACAGTGAgtttgtcgatgttttcaaaAAGACAGATCTGCACGCTAAAATCCCGTTCAAACTGGACGGTCCATTCATACAGCTCTACTTTGGTAAGGACCGGCAGCGTGTGATCAACTATGCGGAATTTTCGCAGTTCTTGCATGATTTTCATGAGGAGTGCGCGCTGGAAGCGTTCCGCATGAAGGACACTTCCGGGTCCGGGTTTATCTCGGCGCTCGATTTTCAGGATATTATGCTGAATGTGAAGAATCATCTGCTCACGACCGAGGTGAAAGATAATCTCGTTGCG GTAACCGAGGGGCACAAAGTCAGTTTCCCGTACTTTATGGCATTCAATTCGTTGCTAAACAATATGGAGCTCATCAAACGGATTTATTTGAACGCAACCGGGGGCAGTCGGACGGATTCGATAACGAAGGATGAACTGCTGCAGTCTGCCCAAACCATGAGTCAAATCACCCCGCTGGAAATTGACATCCTGTTCCAGCTAACCGGAGCGATTCATCAGACCGG ACGGATTGTTTACGGCGATCTCAGCAGTATTGCACCGGAGCACTATACCAAGCACATCACACATCGGCTAGCAGAAATCAAAGCCGTGGAATCGCCAGCCGATCGGTCCATCTTCATTCAGCTGCTGGAGAGCACCTACCGATTTACGCTTGGTTCGATTGCTGGCG CCGTCGGGGCCACCGCCGTATATCCGATCGATTTGGTCAAAACTCGGATGCAAAATCAGCGAACAGGTTCGTTCATCGGTGAGGTAGCCTATCGGAACTCATGGGATTGTTGTAAAAAG GTAATTCGTCACGAGGGCTTCCTCGGGCTGTACCGGGGTTTGGTGCCACAGCTTATGGGTGTAGCGCCGGAGAAGGCTATCAAACTAACGGTGAATGATTTCGTTCGGGATAAGCTTACGGATAAACAGGGCATTATCCCCCGCTGGGCGGAAATCGCGGCTGGTGCCTGT GCTGGAGCCTCCCAGGTAATTTTCACCAACCCATTAGAGATTGTCAAGATACGGCTGCAGGTCGCGGGAGAGATTGCTGGTGGAGCGAAGGTGCGGGCTTGGAATGTTGTCCGAGAGCTGGGACTTTTCGGGCTGTACAAGGGAGCCCGGGCATGTCTGCTTCGTGATGTACCGTTTTCCGCCATATATTTCCCCATGTATGCCCACACGAAAGCTGCCTTCGCCGACGAACAAGGCTACAATCATCCACTGACACTGCTCGCGGCCGGTGCGATTGCCGGTGTTCCCGCGGCTTCGCTTGTGACGCCAGCTGACGTGATCAAAACACGCCTCCAGGTTGTCGCTCGATCGGGACAGACCACTTACAGCGGGGTGATTGACGCGGCGCGGAAAATCATGGCCGAAGAGGGACCACGTGCCTTTTGGAAGGGAACAGTTG CTCGTGTCTTCCGTTCATCACCTCAGTTCGGCGTTACGCTGGTTTCATACGAACTGCTCCAACGGTTGCTGTACGTGGACTTTGGCGGATCGCGTCCCGCTGGTTCGGACGTGACCACAGCCAAACTTGAGCTCACGAAGGTTAACCCGGATCATATCGGTGGCTACCAGGCGGCACTGCCTATGTTGAACGGAATCGAAACGAAGTTTGGCTTGTGCTTACCACGTTTCTCTCCGACTGTGAAGTTGCCTTTGAAACAGCAACAGTCTTGA